A genomic window from Gracilinanus agilis isolate LMUSP501 chromosome X, AgileGrace, whole genome shotgun sequence includes:
- the LOC123253376 gene encoding mortality factor 4-like protein 1: MAPKKDKRKCPRKPRFQEGDRVLCFHGPFLYKAECMKVSVKYRKVKYQVRYFGVKERNALKPGTSNDKDNAIALPAEGSDAGVVFQKRPIPQADWEEEWLPQSKLLKYNQANLRKLRELNRKQSQTATGTVTRSSPREKVPPAPRKNARTSTVRMQNAKNNAKKAPPPVGEAQTTSVKTGRKRGRPPGSKSKGQTSVPRKRKAPPNSAAADSDSDCELNRRFLRNPQSRVRIPEVLKPLLMDDWDLIVKQNQLFRLPARKTAASILEDYEQSEKTTENADEKWLQDVSEVVSGIKAYFNVMLGSQLLYKFERPQYAEILATQPGVSMSHIYGAPHLLRLFVKFEEMLTHTPLEEPSLALLLQHLHSFLAYLEKKFSDLFNFNEYDVAPPEYFRKAF, translated from the exons ATGGCACCAAAGAAGGATAAGAGGAAGTGCCCCAGGAAGCCCAGATTCCAAGAAGGCGATCGTGTACTGTGTTTCCACGGGCCTTTTCTGTACAAAGCTGAATGTATGAAGGTGTCTGTAAAATACCGCAAGGTAAAATATCAGGTCCGTTACTTTGGGGTTAAAGAACGGAATGCCCTGAAG CCAGGCACCAGTAATGACAAGGATAACGCCATCGCACTTCCTGCCGAAGGCAGTGATGCCGGTGTTGTCTTTCAAAAGCGCCCCATCCCCCAAGCTGACTGGGAGGAGGAATGGCTTCCACAAAGTAAATTGCTCAAATACAACCAAGCCAATCTTCGGAAATTGCGAGAGCTTAACCGAAAGCAGTCTCAGACCGCAACTGGGACTGTGACCAGGTCTTCTCCTAGAGAAAAGGTTCCTCCTGCCCCGAGGAAAAATGCCAGAACCTCTACTGTACGAATGCAAAATGCCAAAAATAACGCAAAGAAAGCTCCTCCCCCAGTTGGAGAGGCCCAAACTACCAGTGTTAAAACTGGCCGGAAAAGAGGGCGTCCGCCAGGAAGTAAGAGTAAGGGCCAGACCTCAGTGCCAAGGAAAAGAAAGGCCCCACCCAACTCTGCTGCTGCTGATAGTGACAGTGACTGTGAACTGAATCGTAGATTCCTGAGAAACCCGCAAAGCAGAGTGCGTATCCCTGAGGTCCTGAAACCTCTGCTTATGGATGACTGGGACTTGATTGTTAAACAAAACCAGCTGTTCCGGCTCCCCGCGAGGAAGACTGCCGCGTCAATTCTGGAGGACTATGAACAGTCTGAGAAAACCACTGAGAATGCAGATGAGAAGTGGTTGCAGGATGTTAGTGAAGTGGTGTCAGGGATCAAAGCCTATTTCAATGTCATGCTGGGCTCTCAACTGCTGTACAAATTCGAGAGACCCCAATATGCTGAAATCTTGGCTACTCAGCCTGGTGTCTCCATGTCCCATATTTATGGAGCACCCCACCTTTTGAGATTATTTGTGAAATTTGAAGAGATGCTGACCCATACTCCTCTGGAGGAGCCAAGTTTGGCTCTGTTGTTGCA